A genome region from Triticum aestivum cultivar Chinese Spring chromosome 2B, IWGSC CS RefSeq v2.1, whole genome shotgun sequence includes the following:
- the LOC123043370 gene encoding WD repeat-containing protein 25 yields MDLLSAAYGATSDDDADAAPAPSWPASVAPPPPKRPRWESPPYPGYPPPPPLPTPRPAPPQAAPPLAGRRYVSKRERALLAASQPSVGSAAPLPPLVAPESDSPVVGSFADSNVRADILHSLRCQPKHGSNNSSPVKLSVSLMGHTKAVNCVDWSRSHGHLLASAGMDHTVRIWNVWNRGNTTARVLKHHTAAVKDVKWSHHRPILLSGGLDCSSRLVDPEVGKEITVFKEDQPVEVIKFSPSNSNLFLSGGSKGSLRLWDIRTGLTTKEFNRSLGTILDLDFSADGKQFISSTDTTRSNVSENTIIVWDILREVPLSNQVYTEAFTCPCVRYHPYEASFVAQSNGNYIAIFSARPPFKLNRYRRFEGHGVWGFPIKCSFSLSGRELASGSSDGCIYFYDYKSSRFLRKIEAFKEACTYVAYHPVLHNVIASCGWTGEISVLE; encoded by the exons ATGGATCTCCTCTCCGCCGCCTACGGCGCCACCTCcgacgacgacgccgacgccgccccggctcCCAGCTGGCCCGCCTCAGTCGCCCCGCCTCCCCCGAAGCGGCCGCGGTGGGAATCTCCCCCGTACCCTGGATAcccaccacctcctcccctccccacCCCGCGACCGGCCCCACCCCAAGCGGCGCCGCCGCTGGCTGGCAGAAGGTACGTCTCCAAGAGGGAGCGCGCCCTCCTGGCGGCATCCCAGCCTTCCGTGGGCTCCGCGGCACCGCTTCCTCCGCTGGTGGCGCCGGAGTCCGACTCCCCAG TTGTTGGATCTTTTGCTGATTCAAATGTTCGAGCTGATATTTTGCATTCTTTACGGTGCCAACCAAAGCATGGATCAAACAACAGTTCACCTGTGAAGCTCTCAGTGTCTTTGATGGGTCACACTAAAGCAGTCAATTGTGTGGATTGGTCACGGAGTCATG GACATCTTCTTGCTTCTGCTGGAATGGATCATACAGTCCGCATATGGAACGTGTGGAACAGAGGGAATACCACTGCTCGAGTTTTAAAACATCATACTGCTGCTGTAAAGGATGTGAAGTGGTCCCATCATCGGCCCATCTTACTTTCCGGGGGGCTTGATTGTTCCTCACGACTAGTTGACCCTGAGGTGGGAAAAGAAATCACGGTATTCAAGGAGGATCAACCAGTGGAGGTCATCAAGTTCAGTCCAAGCAACTCAAATCTCTTCCTGTCTGGTGGGTCCAAGGGTTCTCTTAGGCTCTGGGATATTCGAACTGGCTTGACAACTAAAGAGTTCAACAGAAGTCTTGGCACCATCCTCGACCTTGACTTCAGTGCTGATGGGAAGCAGTTTATCTCTTCAACTGACACAACCAGAAGTAATGTCAGTGAGAACACTATAATTGTATGGGATATATTACGAGAAGTTCCTCTATCTAACCAG GTTTATACAGAAGCGTTCACCTGTCCCTGTGTGAGATACCACCCATACGAAGCTTCTTTTGTCGCGCAATCCAACGGCAACTACATCGCTATTTTCTCAGCAAGGCCGCCATTCAAGCTAAACAGGTACAGGCGGTTCGAAGGACATGGAGTGTGGGGCTTTCCGATAAAGTGCAGTTTCTCTTTGAGCGGGAGGGAACTTGCATCTGGTTCGTCAGATGGCTGCATCTATTTCTATGACTATAAGTCCTCGAGGTTTCTGAGGAAGATCGAAGCCTTCAAAGAAGCGTGCACTTATGTTGCATACCACCCTGTACTACATAATGTGATTGCTtcatgtgggtggactggtgaaATATCTGTTCTCGAATGA